In Lepidochelys kempii isolate rLepKem1 chromosome 10, rLepKem1.hap2, whole genome shotgun sequence, a single window of DNA contains:
- the RAI1 gene encoding retinoic acid-induced protein 1: MQSFRERCGFHGNQQNYQQTSQDTSRLENYRHQSQAGPNCERQRLVAKEYYSQQQLPYPGYENSAAEKYHRGNKQLPGQQLQGRPAFSNYAVQENSPYPARYSGEESLQTWGAQQQSLAGGVAKYEENLMKKSPAPAGSRQYHEQTAQLPFRTHSLHLPQQPQPPALTYPKLQRQKIQNDVSSPMSFSQTSHFTQHSQSQFPASSTYSSVPGGSQAAHSYKSCIAPSSQQHERPLGGAANLASGQRVQNLHGYQANRISYDQQQQQQQPPLQGRHHAQETLHYQNLAKYQHYNQPGQTYCQTDAPVRTPEQYYQTFSPSSSHSPARSVGRSPSYSSTPSPLMPNLENFQYSQQSLSTGSFAAGITDHSHFMPLLNPSPTDGTSPDAQSGNCKNLQKEKIPENLLSDLSLQSLTALTSQVENISNTVQQLLLSKSAVPQKKGIKNPPRTPEQLKGQHCSPESSTYSAEQVGTPLSDPLSTPQSVHAEAQDADYLSGSEDQLERNFLYCSQSRSPARVNSNSKAKPESVSTCSVTSPDDMSTKSDDSFQSIHANLPLETFTKYMTNERECPRLLLSALSQEELASEIIVLQDAINEKADKAWANSPTLNKDPAKSPFHVENHRTGLDSMVKSTWSNHGDSGTHTEPLKLNKASGGNNSKDFSEEVYENAQVEFTTTETKNALKVTSSLAYNSKPSIPAATSSSEAASYSCYSNTTANSVGSENTMEHFDWPDESISESCLRWKELGPCLQSSDLSKGLFHSKLAGSCKEKKNVCCMDICDGEQSAKNEQAEDFSQQQMGEEDTLTYDEATKADSERWLEDTRHCCSGGDFSEIPMISSPDLKESDLEPEEYSSLCELASSEQKSVIYDTSPPKPPENAAVLSSKDVPVSAEETVSTVEKEDSAPSSRLSGQSVILLGPAVGTETKVKSWFESSLPHIKPEEDTTVGESVLQEKTETETTLSVKVKKQILPENLLAKSESISRGKTLRSKRVHSRLSEGEESSKPVPSPFKDIQAAGMVANTRVEPDGQMETTSKNAHGQTPRFPTEGLPARMCTRSFTALSEPRTPAPLEGLKVLPHQEKLGKKPVCGMKQRVAFKARKRTGRPAPKVVQNPSEPTSLLVPNLVQNEDFIGQKAKGLEPQDAEVKDQRSMILRSRTKTQEAYTKRRREKRTADVRLKNCKTPKKLLSNNHLPPTFKITPPGGPHKEGKVGKRMKLSKSGPGTGSKLSERPLHSLKRKSTFVSPIPTKKRNLVLRSSSSSAKEEKPEASPNLFKRMPSTKKARAKLPTKSSCEAALTPPPAKEPPNVCIKITSRAAFQGAMKTKVLPPRKGRGLKLEAIVQKITSPNLKKFACKTAAATAHSNPLSPAGVEKERALKNASVTPAVGEAGPLNQGMAQKAPAASVAEQLCRNSNNRPLKGKLMNSKKLSSDCFKGEAYSSPETAQHNGSSMAAKSISLLPKKRNRKGKAAAFSVAKNPLDRRAHLAPALLLMARERAGAGDALGNGEDGQRDGKKPKTEDKDLAKNEPPEGRSSQTQTRVQKQRANHSSYNGYSKRQRKRHTRSKAKNVAARCKSRAKRQQQAPLLNPAEPEIRLKYISCKRLRTDSRAPPFSPYVRVEKRNEFTTTCTVINSAGEEARLHKEQQPSSSAQALLPGGASLQPKAALPLSSAMHLGPVVSKALNAACLVCCLCRNPANYKDLGDLCGPYYPEHCLPKKKSRLKDKIKVEGPSEEAPVPSPAERTLKTTDNNCTTSTISGKPPRLDSAADSAKQSALRSSSRGMFRKLQSCYCCDERTEGEEAAEKPRRHECNKAESPSQEPVGDTQEHWVHEACAIWTAGVYLVAGKLYGLQEAIKVAAEVRCSSCQQAGATIGCCHKGCAQTYHYACAIDTGCSLTEENFSLKCPKHKRQLL; this comes from the exons ATGCAGTCCTTTCGAGAAAGGTGTGGTTTCCATGGCAACCAGCAGAACTACCAGCAGACTTCACAAGACACATCACGCCTGGAGAATTACAGGCATCAAAGTCAGGCAGGGCCGAACTGCGAGCGTCAGAGGCTGGTGGCGAAGGAGTACTACAGTCAGCAGCAGCTGCCTTACCCAGGGTACGAGAACAGCGCCGCGGAGAAATATCACAGGGGAAATAAGCAattgcctggccagcagctgcaaGGCCGGCCGGCCTTTTCGAATTACGCAGTCCAAGAGAACAGCCCGTACCCGGCCCGCTATTCTGGGGAGGAGAGCCTGCAGACCTGGGGAGCTCAGCAGCAATCCTTAGCTGGAGGAGTGGCGAAGTATGAGGAAAACTTGATGAAAAAGAGCCCGGCTCCCGCCGGCAGCAGGCAGTACCACGAGCAAACGGCTCAGCTTCCGTTCCGAACTCATTCCTTGCACCTGCCGCAGCAGCCGCAGCCGCCTGCCTTGACATATCCCAAGCTGCAAAGGCAGAAGATCCAAAATGACGTCTCCTCACCCATGTCCTTTTCCCAGACCAGCCACTTCACCCagcactcccagtcccagttccCAGCCTCTTCGACGTACTCCTCCGTCCCAGGAGGGAGCCAGGCAGCTCATTCGTATAAAAGCTGCATCGCGCCCTCCAGCCAACAGCACGAGCGGCCTCTTGGAGGTGCTGCGAACCTGGCATCTGGGCAGCGAGTACAGAACCTGCACGGCTATCAGGCAAACCGAATTAGCTacgaccagcagcagcagcaacaacagccGCCCTTGCAAGGAAGGCATCATGCCCAGGAAACACTTCACTATCAAAACCTAGCAAAGTACCAACATTATAACCAGCCAGGCCAGACCTATTGCCAGACTGATGCTCCTGTGAGGACGCCAGAGCAATATTACCAGACATTTAGTCCTAGCTCAAGTCATTCTCCAGCTCGTTCTGTTGGTAGGTCTCCATCCTATAGCTCCACTCCATCTCCTCTGATGCCAAACCTGGAGAATTTCCAATACAGCCAGCAATCTCTCAGCACAGGGTCTTTCGCTGCCGGCATCACTGACCACAGCCATTTCATGCCTTTATTGAATCCTTCTCCAACAGATGGGACGAGTCCAGATGCTCAGTCTGGGAACTGCAAAAACTTGCAGAAGGAGAAGATCCCTGAAAACCTCCTGTCTGATCTCAGTTTGCAAAGTCTAACTGCGCTCACCTCGCAAGTCgagaatatttccaacactgtCCAGCAGCTTCTCCTTTCAAAATCAGCAGTGCCCCAGAAAAAAGGCATCAAAAACCCTCCTAGGACCCCAGAACAGCTCAAAGGCCAACACTGTAGTCCAGAGAGCAGCACGTATTCTGCCGAGCAGGTAGGCACCCCCCTATCGGACCCCCTTAGCACCCCTCAGTCAGTACATGCTGAAGCTCAGGATGCCGATTATCTGAGCGGGTCTGAAGATCAACTAGAGAGAAATTTCCTTTATTGCAGTCAAAGCCGCAGTCCAGCAAGGGTCAACAGCAACTCCAAGGCCAAGCCCGAGTCGGTCTCTACCTGCTCAGTGACTTCTCCAGACGACATGTCCACGAAGTCCGATGATTCTTTCCAGAGTATTCATGCTAACCTGCCCTTGGAAACATTCACCAAGTACATGACCAATGAAAGGGAGTGCCCAAGGCTGCTTCTGAGTGCGCTGTCTCAGGAGGAGCTGGCTTCCGAAATCATTGTGCTACAGGACGCTATCAACGAGAAGGCAGACAAAGCCTGGGCCAACTCCCCCACTTTAAACAAAGACCCTGCAAAATCCCCCTTCCATGTAGAAAATCACAGAACGGGTCTGGACTCAATGGTTAAGAGCACATGGTCCAACCACGGTGACTCGGGTACACACACCGAACCCCTGAAATTAAACAAAGCCTCTGGGGGAAACAACAGTAAGGATTTCAGCGAAGAGGTTTATGAGAATGCCCAAGTGGAGTTTACAACAACTGAAACAAAGAATGCTCTTAAAGTCACCAGTTCCCTGGCGTATAATTCCAAACCCAGTATCCCAGCTGCTACTTCCAGTTCTGAGGCCGCCAGTTACAGCTGCTATTCAAACACCACGGCCAACTCAGTGGGTTCCGAAAACACCATGGAGCATTTTGACTGGCCAGATGAAAGCATCAGTGAATCATGCCTGAGGTGGAAGGAGCTTGGGCCATGTCTACAATCATCAGATCTTTCCAAGGGTTTGTTCCACAGCAAATTGGCTGGGTcttgcaaagagaaaaaaaatgtctgCTGCATGGATATATGTGACGGTGAACAATCAGCCAAGAATGAACAAGCCGAGGACTTCAGCCAGCAGCAGATGGGGGAGGAAGACACTTTGACGTATGATGAGGCCACCAAAGCAGATAGTGAGAGGTGGCTGGAGGATACCAGGCACTGCTGTTCAGGTGGGGACTTCAGCGAAATCCCGATGATATCATCTCCAGATCTGAAGGAGTCTGATTTGGAACCAGAAGAATATTCATCTCTGTGTGAGCTGGCTAGTTCAGAGCAGAAGTCTGTGATCTACGATACATCCCCACCTAAACCTCCTGAGAATGCTGCGGTGCTCTCCTCCAAGGATGTGCCGGTATCAGCAGAAGAAACTGTAAGCACAGTGGAGAAAGAAGATTCAGCTCCCTCCTCTCGTTTGTCTGGACAGTCTGTTATCCTCTTGGGCCCGGCAGTTGGCACTGAAACCAAGGTGAAAAGTTGGTTTGAATCTTCTCTGCCTCACATAAAACCTGAGGAGGACACAACAGTAGGTGAAAGCGTCCTCCAGGAGAAGACAGAGACCGAAACGACCTTGTCCGTTAAGGTAAAGAAGCAAATACTACCAGAAAATTTGCTGGCAAAATCAGAGTCGATCTCGAGGGGCAAGACTCTTCGCAGCAAGAGGGTCCATTCCAGGTTGTCAGAAGGAGAGGAATCCAGCAAACCAGTACCAAGCCCTTTCAAAGACATCCAGGCAGCTGGCATGGTGGCCAACACACGTGTAGAGCCAGATGGCCAGATGGAAACAACAAGCAAAAATGCCCATGGCCAGACTCCTAGGTTTCCAACTGAAGGCTTGCCAGCTCGGATGTGTACCCGCTCTTTCACTGCCTTGAGTGAGCCCAGGACGCCAGCCCCACTGGAAGGACTGAAGGTGTTGCCCCATCAAGAAAAGTTAGGGAAGAAACCAGTTTGTGGCATGAAGCAGAGAGTTGCTTTCAAAGCCAGGAAACGCACTGGAAGACCGGCCCCAAAAGTTGTTCAAAATCCCAGTGAACCCACTTCTCTCCTGGTCCCAAACTTGGTGCAGAACGAGGACTTTATTGGCCAAAAGGCTAAAGGCCTAGAGCCCCAAGACGCAGAGGTGAAGGACCAGAGATCCATGATCCTGCGGTCTAGGACCAAGACACAGGAGGCCTACACaaaaaggagaagggagaagaggaCTGCAGATGTCAGGCTCAAAAACTGTAAAACACCCAAGAAGCTCCTTTCAAACAACCATCTACCCCCCACCTTCAAGATCACACCCCCAGGGGGGCCACACAAAGAAGGGAAGGTGGGCAAAAGAATGAAACTCTCCAAATCCGGGCCTGGAACGGGCAGCAAACTGTCTGAGCGGCCGCTGCATTCGCTGAAGAGAAAATCCACCTTCGTGTCCCCTATCCCTACCAAAAAGAGAAATTTAGTTttaaggagcagcagcagcagcgcaaaagAGGAGAAGCCCGAAGCCTCCCCCAATCTCTTTAAAAGGATGCCGTCAACCAAAAAGGCGAGAGCTAAACTGCCCACAAAGAGCTCCTGCGAAGCAGCCTTGACGCCCCCTCCAGCTAAAGAACCCCCCAACGTCTGTATTAAAATCACCTCTCGGGCGGCATTTCAGGGGGCCATGAAGACAAAAGTGCTGCCCCCGAGGAAAGGCAGGGGCCTGAAGCTGGAGGCCATTGTGCAGAAGATCACCTCACCGAATTTAAAGAAGTTTGCATGCAAAACGGCCGCCGCTACTGCACACAGTAATCCTCTGAGCCCTGCCGGCGTGGAGAAGGAGCGGGCCTTAAAGAATGCAAGTGTAACCCCAGCGGTGGGAGAAGCGGGGCCATTAAACCAGGGCATGGCACAAAAGGCTCCTGCCGCTTCAGTAGCAGAGCAATTATGCAGAAATTCGAACAACAGACCCTTAAAAGGAAAACTAATGAACAGTAAGAAACTGTCCTCTGACTGTTTCAAGGGTGAGGCCTATTCATCTCCCGAGACAGCGCAGCACAACGGCAGCAGCATGGCTGCGAAGAGCATCAGCCTGCTGCCCAAGAAGAGGAACcgaaaagggaaagcagcagcctTCAGCGTGGCCAAAAACCCCTTGGACAGGCGGGCGCATCTCGCCCCTGCTCTGCTTCTGATGGCCAGAGAGCGGGCAGGCGCAGGGGACGCGCTGGGGAACGGGGAAGACGGACAACGGGACGGGAAGAAGCCGAAGACCGAGGACAAAGACTTGGCCAAGAATGAACCCCCCGAGGGGAGAAGCTCCCAGACCCAAACCCGGGTGCAGAAGCAGCGAGCGAACCACTCCAGCTACAATGGCTACTccaagagacaaaggaaacggcACACCCGCAGCAAGGCCAAGAACGTGGCCGCCAGGTGTAAAAGCAGGGCGAAGCGGCAGCAGCAGGCCCCACTGCTTAACCCCGCGGAGCCCGAAATCAGGCTCAAGTACATCTCGTGCAAGCGGCTGCGGACGGACAGCCGAGCGCCGCCCTTCTCCCCCTACGTGCGGGTGGAGAAGCGCAACGAGTTCACCACCACCTGCACCGTCATCAACTCAGCCGGGGAGGAGGCCAGGCTCCACAAGGAGCAGCAGCCTTCGTCCTCGGCCCAGGCCCTGCTTCCCGGCGgggcctccctgcagcccaaagCGGCGCTGCCTTTATCTTCCGCAATGCACCTGGGCCCAGTGGTGTCCAAGGCCCTCAACGCAGCCTGTCTGGTCTGCTGCCTCTGCCGGAACCCAGCCAATTACAAAGACCTGGGGGATCTCTGCGGGCCGTATTACCCGGAGCACTGCTTGCCGAAAAAGAAATCAAGGCTGAAAGACAAGATTAAAGTGGAGGGGCCGAGCGAAGAGGCTCCCGTGCCTTCGCCGGCAGAGAGAACGCTCAAAACGACAGATAATAATTGTACAACGAGTACAATCAGTGGGAAGCCGCCAAGGCTGGACAGTGCTGCTGACTCAGCGAaacagagcgctctccggtcgagTTCCAGGGGGATGTTTAGGAAACTACAAAGCTGTTACTGCTGTGATGAGAGGACAGAGGGAGAGGAGGCGGCAGAGAAGCCCAGACGGCATGAGTGCAACAAAGCCGAGTCCCCGTCTCAGGAGCCAGTGGGAGACACGCAGGAGCACTGGGTTCACGAAGCCTGTGCTATATGGACCGCTGGGGTTTACCTGGTTGCAGGGAAGCTGTATGGGCTACAGGAGGCGATAAAGGTGGCTGCTGAAGTG AGATGCTCTAGTTGCCAACAAGCAGGAGCAACCATTGGGTGCTGCCACAAGGGATGTGCCCAAACCTATCATTACGCATGTGCCATCGACACAG GTTGCTCATTAACTGAAGAGAACTTCTCTCTGAAATGTCCCAAACATAAG AGGCAGCTGTTATAA